The Saimiri boliviensis isolate mSaiBol1 chromosome 19, mSaiBol1.pri, whole genome shotgun sequence genome contains the following window.
TGAACTGACCTCCACATGGTAAAGGTTAACTACTCAGAAGATGGCTCCAATGCTGGGAGAACTCAGTCTAAACAAAACACaaggatgtttaaaaaaaaatggagcctCTTAGCACTAATAACTCTTGGAAAACACTGGAAATTATCTTTTCTGCTATAGGAAAAATGCCTCCCTGTGTgccaaaaagaaaaggatgtgGTCAGAAAGGAAGTGGGCGGAGGGGAAAGTGGGAGGGGAGTATTTACAGGCTCCTTGGAGTCTGATGTAAACAGTACAGAATGCGGAAAATCCTAATTTTAACACTTACTCTGTAATCATGGTTGCGAAGCATCTGAAGATCAGGATGCCTGCCAGAGCCAAGGCTGGGAATTGGTCTCAGGTGCCAGGTGGCTGCCCAGGTGACAGGGGCCTGGCCTGGCTCCCCTCTAGCCCCAGCCCTCTCCGAGGCCCCACCTGCTCCGTGCCTCCTCTCTCCACTCTCCCACCATGGACTGTTATTTCCAGCTCCtcctgtggagggagggaggagaaagttGCTGCAAAGTCAGCAATGACAGAACATGAGACTCACATGACCGGGAGCACATTGCTGTCCTTCACGTTAGATGGAGGGAAGCCTGGAGGCTCAGGGTGTGGTGTTCTCTCTAAACTTTCCACATACCCAAATGGTAGCACCTCAGGTTCCGGCCTTGAAGATGAAAAGGCAGAAGCTGCCTTTCCCACCCTCTACGTGCAGTACAGTTATCATAGCAGTTAGGATTCCTTTAAAGAGCAGGCTGAACATACCAGTTAGACCACAAACTCTctggacagtgcctggcattcaGGTTAAGCATGAGCTATCATCAGGGTGATGTTATCAGAACTATTAATATACTTAGCCTTAGAACCAGAGCCTGTCTTGAAGATCCCCTGCCGTGCCTGGATTAACCCCCTTAGTTGATTAATTTTTGGAGAGGTGGTGGGGGTAGCTGAGGAGGAACCTGGGTGGCCAAGGAGAAGGCATCGGGGGAAAAAGAGGGGTCgtttaaaatattgaaacattGTTGGAACAGTTGTTAACAACTGGCATGGTCCCAGCAGTATGTATCAGTTCATCTCATCCATGACTTTTATTTACACAGCTCAGTTCTGCCCCTCACTAGCTGAAAGATCTTAAGCAAGTTCCCTACTGCATCATGGAAAGTAGAATGATGCCCACCTCGTGCAGCTGATGTACAAAGTAGATGCGCTGCTGGGTGTAAGGGTGCCTTGTGCACGTTAAGACTAAACAAGCATCAGTGAACCCACATATAACAAGAGGAAAATATTCCAGATTGGAACGGTCCAGGCTTCCGGAGCTGTGCAGCTGGATCTAACATTAGAGGCTCCAGAGCAAGAATACAAAGGCCTGGTGCCATTTCTGAGTTATAGGTCAGACTAACAGAGGGTTGAATCAAGTTCTATCCTCCAACCTAGACAAGTATACCTTTATAAAAACCCGAAGGCTAGGTTCAAATTTAGGAGTCTTGGACTCTTCAGAGTTCTGTGACAGAACCTAGTAGCATAGGAACAGGTGaccctcagccccagccccacccacttCTCCTGCCACCCCTGGCTCTGCACCATGTTGAGATAGGTTTCATCACTCATATGCATGTGGGCACCCAACACATGGGCCCAAACTCCATGCATACCCCCAACAAACAGCCACTCTCTGGTCACCCCCTGGGCCCAAAAGTGCATACACAGTGGAGTCAACTGCCCTTGTAAAGACGGGACAGGGAAAGGCCTGGAAGACCTGGAGGCATATTGAGAGACATCTGGGCTGGGAATGTTGAAATCCTGGGTACCCAGAGGGGTAGAGTGGTCTGGAAGGACGGGTGCATCCTCTCAGTCCCACACACTAATTACCCAGTGCAAAAGAGCATGGCCAGAAGATACCAGAGTGTATCCCTTAAAAGGATAAGgccagccagacacagtggttcatgcttgtaatcccagcagcttgggagtctgaggcaggaggatcactggaggccagatcaagaccagcctgggcaatatagcaagactccatctcttgaacaatgttttaaagttagctgtagtcccagatactccaacagctgaggtgggaggatcacttgagcccaggagttcatggccacagtgagctatgattgtgtcacccTGCTctagctgggtgacagaatgagaccccatctctaaagagaaaaacacacacacgtaaGGCAAGGCCAGGGCTGCTCTCACTTGGGTCTAAGGATAGTACTGCCGCAGATTTCAAAGCCTGCCCTAGAAGCTCTCCAGACTTGAAACCATCAGTCCTCCATGTGTGGTTTTCCCCCGACTCCCATCCCACACCGCATCAGGGGACATTAGTATCGGTAGAGTCCCTGCACACCTGCCCACCCCCTGCCTCCAAGAATGCTGCTGCCAGCCTCTCCCCAGACTCCCCAATGACTGCAGGGCTTCAGGGGGAGCAAAGTGAGGCTTTTCTCAGAGAAGTTGCTCTACCCCTCAAAGGCAGTGGGAAAATGTGTTGGGTCTGAGCGGAGCCTTGACCTTAACCGAGGGACTGCTTATTTGAATGAAATGCTTAGCATGAGCTTGTTTAAGAGTTgccttttttctctaaaaatgggGTGCAGAAAACTTGAAGGTTGCAATAATCGATGTTTTCTCATTAATTAGGCCCATTGGCAAGTCCATTAGCTATGAGCTTTGGGTCAATGGCTGATTGTCTAAAGCAAAACACCATGTTATCACAGTGAGGAGAAGGGTTgtaagagaaggaagggaattaGATAATAACTAATAttgatggctgggcacagtggctcacgcctgtaatctcagcactttgggaggctgaggcgggcagatcactatgtcaggagatcgagactatcctggccaacatgatgaaaccccacctctactaaaaatacaaaaattagccaggtgtggtggcccacatatgtagtcccagctcctcaagagaCTAAgtcgggagaatcgcttgaacccaggaggcagaggttgcagtgagccgagatcgcaccactgcactccagcctggtgatagatcgagactgtctccaaaaaaaaaaaaaaattgacatcctGTGTTGTACTTTGCAAAGCATTTGGTCATACGTCATCATTTCACTTGATTCTTGTAATAGCTCTGAGATGTAGGGAGACCTGAcgttatttttcttcctgttttacaCATGAAAGTATTTAGCTGTGCTAAGTACTTcccattcattatctcatttaattctcacaccaAGTACATCAAGTAAGCACTGTTATCATCTCTATTCCTTATCTCTTAGATGGGAAAACTGGTACAGAAAGTTCCTTTGACTAGTACATAGTAGCACTAGGTTTACAGGCCtaagcagtctgactccagaatgCTGCTTTCAGCCACGATGCTCGACCACCTCTCTACTCCAGctctcttctcccctttctcGCCGaacttctcccttttttcttgtGCTCGTTAATTCTCCTGCAGAGTAGCCTTTACCAGCATACCTTTACTGCTGTCTTGATAAATAATGAGTTGAATGACTTTCTCTCTTCAGTTTCTGTGGCTTTCGATACTGCTGACTCCCTGAAATTCTCCACTTTGGAAATTAGTTCTCTTTTGTTGCTGGCTATTCCTTTGCTTTTTGTACTCTTTGTCTCTGGCCATCTGACAGGTCTGTCATCCTGAAAGAGCTCACCCAGCACCATCATCAGCTGATCCTCTCCCTGCAGATGGCTGCCAAATCCACGTCCCTAGCCCTGACTTTCTTCTAAGCTCTGAACCCAACTTTGCAGTTAACTCACACAATGTCCACCTATTTAGTCAATTCCAATAAGGCAGCAGTGTCCACATTGAAATTCATGGTCTCCATTCATCTCTCACTTCAGATCGATTTgctatttattcaacaaataattttgaaCTCCTATTTGcctggcactgttctaggtactggagatatagcagtgaataaaataaaatccttgccTTCCTAGGATTTTGGGGAGTGGGATGAGGGAAGACAGACCATTAACAAAATAAGTAAGTTATAATGTATTAGAaggtgctatggagaaaaatagaagaaatgggggaggggcgcaCTGGGGCAGGAGGTTGCAATCTAAAATATGGTTGTTAGGAAAGATTGCATGAGAACAGGATATTGGAGCCAGGAATGAGGCTGGCAAGGGAGCAAGCCTTTCAGCTATCCAAAGGAATAACGCCCCAGGTGAAATGAACAGTACTTGCAAAGGCCCTCAGGTGGGAGTTTATTTGGCATGTTCAGTGAACAGCACAGAGGCCAGAATGGGGAGAAAAGGAGATGCAGTCAGAGAGGAAATAGGGAACTGGGTTATATAGGGCCACATAAGCCAGTTTAAGTAGCTGAGCTCTTCCTGAGTGCTTGAGGAGGCATAGAAACCTTTTCAGCAGGAAAGTGACATGATTTTACAAATGTTTAGCAAGATCACTGTGGCTGCCATGTTGAAAATAGACCAGGGAGGCAAAGTTGAGTAGGAGACCAGTTAGAAGGTCACTGCAGTAATCTAAGAGAGATGACTCTAGCTTAGACCAGTGTCGTGGTGATGCAGGTAGTGGGAAGGTGTTGAATTCTAGATATATTTTGATGACATCAGCAGGATTGGCTGATAAGGTAGCATGTGGAATGTGAGAGAGTGGCCAAGAGTAACTCCAAAGTTTTTGGCAAGTGGGCAGGTGAATATATGGATCTGGAGCTCAAGGGAGCAATCCAGCCTAGAGATACAAATTTGGAAGTTGTCACAGTGCAGATGGTACTTAAAATCATGAGACCAGATGAGATCACCAAGGAAATGcagatagaaagaaaagagaagaagccCAAAGCCTAAGCCCTGGGGCCCTCCAATGTTAAAAGGTTCAAAGAGGAACCAGAACCAGAACCAGCAAAGGACGCTGAGAAAGAAATAGTGAAGTATAAAGGGAAACAAGATTAGTAAATATGCATCATGTGCCAGACACCATGCTCCAGAAAAAGGATGCAAAGACAAACACGACTCCATCCTCACCATCCTCATGCTCTAATGCAGGAGTCAGGTACTACACCTTGAAATACCATTGTGGTTTGGTTCAGGGATGGGTGCAAAATGTCAGGCACAGTGAGACCACAGCCTGGTTACTTCTGTGAATGattctacacacacacagtcaaCCATACTTGGCTCTTCTGagtgattgtttttatttatctcttctaACAGGAGATTGCTTACCAAAGCTAGGACAATCTACCTTTGTAATATCTCATATGTGGCACCTCCTGTCCACTTGTTCAGCCACCAGTCTAGATGAAGCCCTCCTTAAAGATCACCTGTAGTGTTGCAGAAGCTCCTAAACATCCTCGTTCCCTCCCTTTAGCCCTCTAATCCTACTTTTTCATTAATCTTCCTCATAGTTAACTCTCCTGAGCAAAAGTCTCACCCCGTCTAGGATGCAGCCCAGGTGCCTAAGCCCATTATTGAAGGTGCTTTACAAACTGTTACTATCCTGCCCACCCAGCAGTGTCTTCGCTCTTCCCAGTGTTCTGTTTCCTGGACATTTCCACATTTATGCTTGGTATCACACTGCAGCCTACGATGCAGTATCTCACCTGGAATGCCTGTCTGTATTCCAAAGTGTTCATATCCCATTCCCCTCACAAAGCTTTCTCCTTGCTGTAGCCTGCATGGTTATCCATGTCTCTGAGTTGCTGTATCACTTGGAGTCTCTGACACTCATTTTTGTATGTAGGTATATGATGGCATGGGTAGTCACTAAAATACATTCATATTCACTGATTGATTCAGTTTCATTTAAGTGTGGCTTGCCTCCTTTTCCTAAGGATAAGTAACTTCTATTGCAAGGCATGGTACTATTCTAATAATAGAGTCTTAAGTGAATAGTAGatgttagttttttttaaaggtgagtgaatatataaagtataaaactGATGAAATACTTTGTTGTATATAAGTTCTGCCAGGCTCCAGGAATATAGtcatgaaaataattcaaataaaatatttattctttcaataaatagTATTAAGTTTTATGTACCAGCAATGTGCAAGACACTAATGATTCAAAATAAGTCATAATTCCAAGCCTCAAGAAACCTGTAATCTAATGGGGAAGACACATAAACCGTTATGATCTGACACCTGTAGATGTAGATATATCTATGGAAGAGGAGGCGATACATGTGGTAACTCTCAGAGGATGAGTAGTTAGATACAGTGGAACTTGAGTAGGAGGAAGAACAGCGTAGGCAGAGGGCACAGCGGTGAAGGTGAGAAACAGCATGGTGTTTGGGGATGGGGAGGCCAGATGATGGAGAGCCATGTATGTCCTATTGAGGAACTTGAATTTTACCCTGTGGGTGATGCCAACAATGTCCATATAGAAAAGCCTTGGGAGGATTTTATGTATAGAAAGAGCATGATCAGGTTTGCATATTTGAACACTTGGGCAGCCTAAAAGTTGGATTTGAGAGTTGGATACAGAGAGAGAAGCTATGCGCCCTTACAGAAACCAGGTAAGAGATGCTGAGGGCTTGGATTAAGTGAAGGCAGTAAAGttggatggggaaaaaaaaatttttttttttttttgagatggagtctcactccgttgcccaggcttgagtgcagtggctcaatcccggctcactgtaacctccatctcccggaatcaagtgatgctcctgcctcagccttctgagtagctgggactacaggcatgtgacatcaCACCgagccaattttttattttgtgtttttagtagagacggggtttcaccatgttaggatggtctcgatctcctgacctcatgatcccaaggtgctgggattacaggcgtaagccaccatgcccagccaaaaggaGATAAATTTAAGCATCACGTATGGGGAAAAATTCACAAGATGCAGTGATACAGTCACTGTGGCAGTGGGTGTGGGAAGAGCCAAAGATGGCCCTTGCTTCTGACCTGGAAGATCTGGTGAGCAGTGGGCAGCACTTCCCCTGCAGCAGAGACAGGGGAAGAGGGCTTGGTTTATGTTGGAAATGATGAGTTCAATCTGAGCCATATGGAGTTTGAAATGCCTCCAGCATTCCATTCAAAGTAGTCCCCTTAAATGGTCATTGAGTGACTCAAATAGTGCTACTGTTCTTGGAACTTTTcagagacttctcaaaaaacCATTACCAAAGACATTTTATCAGCTACATAAACCAGTCATGCATTTTATAGACATAACTCtctttttggggggaaaaaaaagagagagagagaaagggagggagggggagagggagagacagagggaagaggggaaggacaCTGCCTTGGGATGTATATTAGTATCTTTTTCATAAAggaaaattttgatatttttcaagtAGAAAGAAACTCCCTGTTCACTAGACTTAAATCATCATGAATTTTGGCTGTTTTCAAAATCAAATCATCCCTTAGTGATATAATCCTAGTTCCCTAGGGCTATGGAAGAAAGCATACCTCTGACCTGAGGAATTCCCAAAACTACAGTTGCAGAAGTAGCAGCAGTGTAGATGGAACTAAAGTGTAACCTCCGGGGTCACTATTCCCAGTGACTGCATGTGGCCAGATTTGTTTGTTCTGATGTGATGATTAAGAAGCCTGTTGTTGTATTTCTCTGTTCTAGAAACCCCTCCAAGAAAAGgaccttttccttctctcctaaGATAGCCACAAGAGTGTGCCTTTACTGTAttatctctgtttaaaaaaaaaacaaaaacaaaaacaaaaaaacacctgggACCAAACTAAGTTTTATGATTTGTCTTACAAGGTTGACTTGCAGACCCTTGCCCCAAGTCTCTGCTCACACAGCTCTGGGCAGGAAGATGGGAGGCAAAAACATGGGAACTATAAAGGCTCTATAGACAAAGTCACTGAACCCACCAGCAAGATAGCCAGCCCTGAAAAGGACAGTGTTGTAACAGAATAGAAAGTACATCCACTCAAAACCAAATTCCCCAGGCAATATGCCACAGTAAGCCCAGTGTGTAGGGTGGGAGAGCAAGAACAATCTGCCACTGCTGGGAATACCTGCCCTCCAGTCCTAAAGAAGAACTCAAAGGCCAGTAGGGACTGGTCACAAGCGAAATGAAAAACAAGATTTAGGCAACACAGAAAATAGATGTATTGTGACTGAAAAACTGTCTTAGCCCTTTGCATGGGGGCTTGAAACCGACTCCAGTATGGTTATTTCATGAACCCAGTGAGCAGATTGGATCTCTGCCCAGCCTCTGACCCACTCAAACAACATGCACTCCCTTTTGTACAGTAAGAAATGGCATAGAATTACCTGGGAGCTACTACCCCCAGCTGCAAAAGCATATGCAAAATGAGCTCTGACTTTCTGCATCAGGTCAATTCCTTCCTTACTGTCTGCCAACCGTGATACACTGCAATTATTCCCAGCAGCTACCAAGGGCATGACAAGAGAAATGGCTCTTGCAGCTGTGGGTTCACTTCCTCCCCAGGCAGCAAAGCCCTCCCTTCACTTCAGGCTGGGGCTGACTGGCATAGGAGGTCCTGTGGGGGGCCAGTTGGAGGCAGTGGTTAATGTCTCCATATCCACGTGACAGTAAGGGATGCAGAGATGTTAGCACCAGCTTGACAATGTAACTCCCTTTTGGACCACTTGTATAAAACCCTGCAGGATCCTCTGTCACTTCGTAGGAGGAAGAACTTTATATCAAACAAGACCACTACCTTTTAGCTGATGAATGAAGCAGtatcatttctttaattattaaattctAGTCCATTATTACCTAGCACCATCCCTGGTCCCTGCAGTGAAAATATGGAGAATGCATAGCCAGACTCTGCTGACTAGACTTGTGCCTTTATTGGGGTCCAGTCCAGTTCTCCATGACTGGTCCTGGAGCTGCTAAGTCATTAGACAGCCCGAGTCCTCTCCACTCTGGCTTCCTCCAGCACCGTGTAagggtactttgggaggcagtatGATATAGTGGTCAAAACCATAGACTTCGAAGTCAGACaactcccagcttcacctcttgCATTCTGTAGGACCTTTGTCATGTACCTTAACATCTTTAAGCTTCCATcccctcatatgtaaaatggaaataaaaatttatcttgtggagtattttgaatattaactgaGGTAATGTACTTAGCACATTGGTTTGGATAGAGTAACACTCAGTAAGTATCGTCAATTATTAGCAACAGTCCATGGCAGGGGGAAGAGACATTGGTTCCTCCTCCTTCTGTACAAGGTCAGAGGAAGCCAGGAGGAGTATGTAGGTACCAGAATGGCAAGTTTGCGAAACTAAGCTGAGACTTCCAGGCTGGACTGGAAGGCAATGGGAAGGCAGTGCATTAGAGTGTATGCCACCCTCTAGAACAACTTTCACATTCAGATGGTTTCCAGAAGATGACCATGATTTCCTTGTGTTAGATTTTCTATGCCTGTGTTTTCTAAGTGATGGATTGGCTGATGCCTAGAAGCTAAACAACCCTCTTTGTTGAGTAGAAATTCTTACTGTGGTTTCCTAAGAAATTAGTATAACCTTTAACTTTGCCTCCTTTTgcccttctttcctccagatacTGCCTTCCAGATTCATCGAATTTCAACCACCATTTCTTTCCAAAAAACAAACCTTACTCACACTCATATTTCCAAGAAAGTGGTTCTTGCAGAAGAATTCCTCTAAACTGCTGATTACCATCATCCAACTAGTTGATGTCTCTGTGTGGTCTCACAACTGCCTCTTTGAGCTTCCTGTTCTCAATTGGGTCAGCTGTGGTTGTATTTAACTTGTTTTGGCatggctttgttatttttattttggtttgttctcatttaattctgaaaTGGCACAGCATAGAACTTTTTGACCTGAATTCCCCCTGTGAACTTCCCATTTTGCCCAAGTTGACGATGTTAGTAAGCAGTGAACACCTCTGCAGCTTCTGAAAAATTCATTCAGCCTCTTTTCTTGTGCATGTCTTCTGCTTTGCCaggtcaagctgggaactgcctGACTTGAGGGAAGGGAGAGTAAAAGCCATCAGTGACTCAGATGGGGTGAGCTACCCTTGGTACGGGAACACCACAGAAACTGTGACCTTGGTTGGCCCCACCAACAAGATCTCCAGGTTCTCCGTCAGCATGAATGACAACTTCTACCCCAGTGTGACATGGGCAGTGCCTGTGAGCGACAGCAATGTGCCGCTGCTCACAAGAATCAAGAGAGACCAAAGTTTCACGACCTGGCTGGTGGCCATGAATACCACCACAAAGGAGAAGATCATTCTGCAGACCATCAAGTGGAGGATGAGGGTGGACATTGAGGTGGACCCTCTTCAGCTCTTGGGGCAGCGGGCCCGGCTGGTGGGCAGGACTCAGCAGGAGCAGCCCCGGATCCTGAGCCGGATGGAACCCATCCCCCCTAATGCACTAGTGAAACCCAATGCCAATGATGCCCAGGTCCTCATGTGGAGGCCCAAGCGGGGTCCACCTCTGGTTGTGATCCCTCCTAAGTAGAAGCAGACTGGCCTGACTGTGTGTGGATCACACGCTTCTGAAACATGCAGTGAGGGGTGCCAGGGGTGGCAGGAGCCAAACTGAGTTTCTGAGCCAAAGCAGACCTCTTGGTTTGCCAGCCTTTGCAGCCACTTTTGAAGAGTAGGGCTGCTCCTTGGGTGGTAGAACCATAATCCTTAGGAAAAATCCCTTCCTCTTAGGAATAAAGAAATCACTGATTTGACAGACTTGCTGTGATTACCATGCAAGTAGCCATATTTTGGAGCTGACCAGGATGATTCTTTTATCTGAACTATTGACCATTTCTTTCCTGTGAGATGCAGGGGATAGAAACGAAATTAAACAGTGCCTGTGGCAAATGCTGCTTCCCAACCAATTAGAAGTAGGAGTGAAAACATCCACACCAGGTGGTCGTAAGACAAACTCCTGCTGTCTGACTGGGGGGTGCTGGGGAAACGGGTGGTAAAAGAATGGTTGatggagagaggaaagaataaGTTTTTATTACAGAGTAATATTTCTTCACTTATTAGTTGATCATCAGATCGACACACTGACTAGAATGAATGGAGCACTTAGAAAACTAGACAAATACTGGTATTTGCTCCCTTCCGAGGGAGAAAGCCTCCTTGGAACTGTCCAAGGTGCTGATGTGAACTAACAGATGGAAACACTTCATTAGTTCCATCTACCCACCTCTTTCCAAAAAGATTGCTTATCCTCAGAGTATTTTAATCACAGTACTTGGCTTTGTAATTCCCATATTCTGCAATAGTTATGATATTTGGGACCCTGTCCGTGTTTTAGTTAAATCCTAACTGTGATTTTGTTTACAGCTGCTTATTCTGGTCCCATGATTAGCcctaaatttacatttaaaaaattataagccaTGAACCCACGTAAGATTTCAAGAACATTTCAACAAATAAGAACTGGATTTTCATTATATTTCGAGTTTTTGAATGATCTGAACACATACAATGGACACATGTATGCATAGACACCCACGCATGCACACATCAAGGCTGCATATAGCATAATTGCTAGCATATTTGTCAGAAGTGCCTCTATATCTGTCTGTAGcctttgtatatacata
Protein-coding sequences here:
- the FAM78B gene encoding protein FAM78B; translated protein: MGCIQSITCKARIRRENIVVYDVCATIDQCPTRIEETSPIVLRYKTPYFKASARVVMPPIPRHETWVVGWIQACNQMEFFNTYSDLGMSSWELPDLREGRVKAISDSDGVSYPWYGNTTETVTLVGPTNKISRFSVSMNDNFYPSVTWAVPVSDSNVPLLTRIKRDQSFTTWLVAMNTTTKEKIILQTIKWRMRVDIEVDPLQLLGQRARLVGRTQQEQPRILSRMEPIPPNALVKPNANDAQVLMWRPKRGPPLVVIPPK